CAAGGCGACGCCCAATCCGATCATGATCCGCGGCCATACCGATGCCCTGCAATTCGGCAGCCGCCGGGGCATGAACAACTGGACGCTGTCGTCCGGCCGCGCGGAGGCCACCCGCCGTCGCCTGGCGATGGGCGGGGTGCCCGAGGGACGGTTCGAGCGGATCGAAGGCGTCGCCGACCGCGAGCCGATGATCGCCGACAACGTCACCGACCCGCGCAACCGCCGCGTTGCGATCACCCTGCTCTACCGCCGCGGCAAGTTCGGCGAATAAGCTCTAGCGACGAATGAGAAAGGTCAGCCGCGCCGCCGCGATCGGTTCGGCGCGGTCGTCCTGCCATGCGATCGCGTCGACATTGGCGACGCGCGACCCCAGGCGGCGGACGACGCCTGCGGCATAGGTCATTTTCTCGCGCCCGCCCCGCATGTAGTCGACCGTCAGCGTCACCGGCTTCACACCCGCCGCTTCGTCGCCCAGCGCGTCGCGCAGGCGCAGGATCGCGGCCATTTCCAGCAAGCCGCCGATCGCGCCGCCGTGCAGAAAACCGGGCCGGCCGCTGACCTTGCCCGCGAACGGCAGCGCCAGCCGGCGCGTTCCGTCGTCGTCGGGCTCGATCGCGATGCCGAGCAGCGTCGCATAGGGTGGGAGGATCATGCCGCCACCCCTGCCGGCATCCGCGTGACCATGAACGTGCCCGCGACATGCGCCAGCGGGTCGTCGGGATCACCATCATGCGCGGTCCCGCGGACGAAGGCGACGCTCTTCGTCAGCCGATAGCATTCGCCGCGCCCGATCACCGTCCTGCCCGGCGTCGCCGCGCGCAGATAATCGATGCGCAGGTCGAGCGTCGCGTGCGGCAGGAACCCACCGCGCTTCAGCCACACCGCCGAACTGGTCGCCTGGTCGAGCAGCGTCAGGATCGGGCCCGATGCGATGATGCCCGATGCCGGGTCGCCGACCAGATGCTCGGCGTACGGCAGCGCGAGTTCGGTCCAGTCGATCCCGTGGGCGTGATAGACGATGCCCAGCGTCGACCCGTGATGTTCCCAGGTGAAACGTTTGAAGAAACTCTGGGGATCGAACGGGATCGGTTGCATATCGCGGCCGTATCGCGCCTGTCGGCCGTTTACAAATCGCCGTTGCGGGGTAGCGTGGCGCCATGACCGACGCCCCCCGCGTGACCATCGCCATCGACGCCGGCGTTGCCGACGTCCGCCTCAATCGCCCGGCCAAGATGAATGCGCTCGACCCGGCGATGTTCGCCGCGCTGATCGACGCGATCGACCGGCTGGGTGCCGACCGCAGCGTGCGCGCGGTCGTGCTGTCGGGCGAAGGAGCGGCATTCTGCGCGGGCCTCGACATGGCGAGCATGGCGTCGGCGGGGGCGGGCGTCGACCTGGCGGCGCGAACGCACGGTCTGGCGAACGATTTCCAGCAGGTCGCCTGGGGCTGGCGGACGCTGGGCATGCCGGTGATCGCCGCGGTGCGCGGCATCGCCTTTGGCGGCGGACTGCAGGTGATGAGCGGCGCGGACATCACATTCGTCCATCCCGACACGCGGCTGTCGGTGATGGAGATCAAATGGGGCATCGTCCCCGACATGGCGGGCTTCGCGCTGTGGCGCGGCCGTGTGCGCGACGATGCGTTGCGCGAGCTGGCCTATACCGCCCGCGAGTTCACCGGCACCGAAGCGGTCGCGCTCGGCT
The nucleotide sequence above comes from Roseomonas aeriglobus. Encoded proteins:
- a CDS encoding PaaI family thioesterase, giving the protein MILPPYATLLGIAIEPDDDGTRRLALPFAGKVSGRPGFLHGGAIGGLLEMAAILRLRDALGDEAAGVKPVTLTVDYMRGGREKMTYAAGVVRRLGSRVANVDAIAWQDDRAEPIAAARLTFLIRR
- a CDS encoding PaaI family thioesterase, with the translated sequence MQPIPFDPQSFFKRFTWEHHGSTLGIVYHAHGIDWTELALPYAEHLVGDPASGIIASGPILTLLDQATSSAVWLKRGGFLPHATLDLRIDYLRAATPGRTVIGRGECYRLTKSVAFVRGTAHDGDPDDPLAHVAGTFMVTRMPAGVAA
- a CDS encoding crotonase/enoyl-CoA hydratase family protein: MTDAPRVTIAIDAGVADVRLNRPAKMNALDPAMFAALIDAIDRLGADRSVRAVVLSGEGAAFCAGLDMASMASAGAGVDLAARTHGLANDFQQVAWGWRTLGMPVIAAVRGIAFGGGLQVMSGADITFVHPDTRLSVMEIKWGIVPDMAGFALWRGRVRDDALRELAYTAREFTGTEAVALGFALRTADDPQAEAMTLARSIAARNPQAIRAIKRLANDAIESNAADILMEESVEQAALLRSPNQMEAVMANMQKRAAVFSD